Proteins encoded together in one Geothermobacter hydrogeniphilus window:
- a CDS encoding ABC transporter permease: MLIAIAYRNLWRNRRRTLLTLSAMVVSSSLLILALGVFSGMLEDMLASATEQYHGHLVVSKSGYQDNHDLYATIRDEKLPGMLETRPEIVAASPRLRAYGLLSGRDISRPAELLGIDPEREKKVTTLMSHLVAGRPLPSAPGNGALIGSGLARRLGVGPGDQLVFVTGAADGSIGNDLLRVTGIFSTGDSGHDNGLVLVGLPWLQQLLVLPGQVHEIAMRVNDPMAAAGIADRLAAVLSPGLDVFDWGDLLPEMREAVASFDVSRMIVVLILYAATGLGILNTFFMAVMERTREFGILMAIGMRPRTVRAMVLLETLQLGLLALLLGGSGGLLMTWLMQRFGIDLSGQITPVTYAGGTILPRLHAAFDPVNVWMPCGLLLVICMVAGYLPARRAAKLQPVAAIREE; the protein is encoded by the coding sequence ATGCTGATCGCCATCGCCTACCGCAACCTCTGGCGCAACCGCCGCCGCACCCTGCTGACCCTGTCGGCGATGGTGGTCAGTTCATCGCTGCTGATTCTCGCCCTGGGCGTCTTCTCCGGCATGCTGGAAGATATGCTGGCGTCGGCGACAGAACAGTATCATGGCCACCTGGTTGTTTCCAAAAGCGGCTATCAGGACAACCACGACCTGTATGCAACCATCAGGGATGAGAAGCTGCCCGGCATGCTGGAAACTCGACCCGAGATCGTGGCCGCCTCCCCCCGGCTGCGGGCTTACGGTCTGCTGTCGGGGCGCGATATCAGCCGACCGGCGGAACTGCTCGGTATCGACCCGGAACGGGAAAAGAAGGTCACCACCCTGATGTCTCACCTGGTCGCCGGACGGCCGCTGCCATCGGCGCCCGGCAACGGCGCCCTGATCGGCTCCGGCCTGGCGCGTCGTCTCGGTGTCGGCCCCGGTGATCAGCTGGTCTTCGTCACCGGCGCCGCAGACGGCTCGATCGGCAATGACCTGCTGCGGGTCACCGGCATTTTCAGCACCGGTGACAGCGGGCACGACAACGGCCTGGTGCTGGTCGGCCTCCCCTGGCTGCAGCAGTTGCTGGTCCTTCCCGGGCAGGTGCATGAAATTGCCATGCGGGTCAACGACCCGATGGCCGCCGCCGGAATTGCCGACCGGCTTGCCGCCGTGTTGTCGCCCGGACTGGACGTTTTCGACTGGGGAGACCTGCTGCCGGAAATGCGTGAAGCGGTCGCCTCCTTCGATGTCAGCCGGATGATCGTCGTGCTGATCCTCTATGCCGCCACCGGTCTCGGCATCCTCAACACCTTCTTCATGGCAGTGATGGAACGGACCCGCGAATTCGGCATCCTGATGGCGATCGGCATGCGGCCGCGGACAGTCCGCGCCATGGTGCTGCTCGAAACCCTGCAGCTCGGGCTGCTCGCCCTGCTCCTCGGCGGCAGCGGCGGGCTGCTGATGACCTGGCTCATGCAGCGCTTCGGCATCGACCTGTCGGGGCAGATCACCCCGGTCACCTACGCCGGCGGCACGATTCTGCCGCGCCTGCATGCCGCCTTTGACCCGGTCAACGTCTGGATGCCCTGCGGGTTGCTGCTGGTGATCTGCATGGTCGCCGGCTACCTGCCCGCCCGCCGGGCGGCGAAACTGCAGCCGGTGGCGGCGATCCGGGAGGAATGA
- a CDS encoding outer membrane lipoprotein-sorting protein, with the protein MRYFVILLLVFCTPAYSSGLDLRHLVRGVEDQYMGASSTARMTMRVSTVHWQRTTEMDAWSLGRDHFLVRIREPARERGVATLKVGREVWNYLHKVDRTIKIPPSMMGGAWMGSHITNNDLVKAAHVDEDYDFTLLSEDQTSWTVEGTPRPDAAVIWGKIIYHIEKQRRVPLQISYFDEDMIEVRRISFDRVKKIDDRFIPLRMTVRPLEKPGEKTILEYRELNFNIDLKPAFFSLRNLRRR; encoded by the coding sequence ATGAGATATTTTGTAATCCTCCTGCTGGTGTTCTGCACCCCCGCTTACAGTTCCGGTCTCGACCTGCGGCACCTGGTTCGCGGCGTCGAGGATCAGTACATGGGCGCCTCCTCGACCGCCCGGATGACCATGCGGGTCAGCACCGTCCACTGGCAGCGTACCACGGAAATGGATGCCTGGTCATTGGGACGGGATCACTTCCTGGTCCGCATCCGCGAACCGGCCAGAGAACGCGGCGTGGCCACCCTGAAAGTCGGCCGGGAGGTCTGGAACTATCTGCACAAAGTTGACCGGACCATCAAGATCCCGCCCTCGATGATGGGAGGAGCATGGATGGGCAGCCACATCACCAACAACGATCTCGTCAAGGCGGCGCACGTCGATGAAGATTACGACTTCACCCTGCTGAGCGAAGATCAAACAAGCTGGACCGTGGAAGGCACACCCAGGCCCGACGCGGCGGTAATCTGGGGAAAAATCATCTACCACATCGAAAAACAGCGCCGGGTACCGCTGCAGATCAGCTACTTCGACGAGGACATGATCGAGGTCCGAAGAATAAGCTTTGACCGGGTGAAAAAGATCGACGACCGCTTCATCCCGCTCAGGATGACTGTCCGGCCCCTGGAGAAACCGGGTGAAAAGACCATTCTTGAATACCGTGAACTCAACTTCAACATCGATCTTAAACCCGCCTTCTTCTCCCTGCGCAACCTGAGACGGCGCTGA
- a CDS encoding DUF6178 family protein — MNKMTLPDKRRVKHLTLLRQPREISGKEFNALSFDERLAMVQSLRGRRQYDLLIEAADMQQLVQRMPMQELYLLIRELGAEDVLELLALATPEQINGFIDLDCWQGDLLDPRQALHWLTLVAEAEEDQQLRVLTGIEFELLTLMFKKWMRVTRGPEDFDDEDERDEAILLNGGFVIEYSDSEVAKLLERLLGVLFRRDPVFHRRLVESIRQELDAALEEEVFRWRNGRLLDQGFPEPYAARGIYAWLDPETFSPADARKTIPFGVEEDRAAPGFVLAETLPKNLLAEVLAGGLSDETAWELTCLLNKLLVADGIDAGDVLQVDQALRRLYATLNLALEKLCGQDVAQAAELFESSYLEILFRFGFSLLLQLQGRARALLKSSLAPYFDAPCRALLENLAQPRPECWEGILEVNRGGSRPFESLTELQSAEDWLRRLEVQRRLFEEVFPFTLPEAETFDLTGCQPDELGQISLSTFFLTALGNQLLGGEFVPEPIPAVELVTLHGLVGRDGRVDPDLRNKTVAELERQLPGGGSFADWCLAVWDEEFCNLDVDSLDPRFVGGLIVRLD, encoded by the coding sequence ATGAACAAAATGACCCTGCCCGACAAACGTCGGGTCAAGCATCTGACGCTGTTGCGTCAACCTCGCGAGATCAGCGGCAAGGAATTCAATGCTCTCAGCTTCGATGAGCGGCTGGCCATGGTCCAGTCCCTGCGCGGCCGGCGGCAATATGATCTGCTGATCGAGGCCGCCGACATGCAGCAGCTGGTGCAGCGGATGCCGATGCAGGAACTTTACCTGCTGATCCGGGAGCTGGGGGCCGAGGATGTCCTGGAACTGCTGGCACTGGCGACCCCGGAACAGATCAACGGTTTCATCGATCTCGATTGCTGGCAGGGGGATCTGCTTGATCCGCGGCAGGCGCTGCACTGGTTGACCCTGGTGGCCGAGGCCGAAGAAGATCAGCAGCTCAGGGTGCTGACCGGCATCGAGTTCGAGCTGCTGACGCTGATGTTCAAGAAGTGGATGCGGGTGACCCGGGGCCCCGAGGATTTTGACGACGAGGATGAGCGTGACGAGGCGATTCTGCTCAACGGCGGTTTCGTCATTGAATACAGCGACAGCGAGGTGGCCAAGCTGCTGGAGCGGCTGCTCGGGGTTCTCTTCCGGCGCGACCCGGTTTTCCACCGTCGACTGGTTGAGTCGATCCGGCAGGAGCTGGATGCCGCCCTCGAAGAGGAGGTCTTTCGCTGGCGGAATGGTCGGCTGCTGGATCAGGGATTTCCCGAGCCTTATGCCGCCCGCGGCATTTACGCCTGGCTCGACCCGGAGACTTTCAGCCCGGCGGACGCGCGCAAGACGATTCCCTTCGGTGTCGAAGAGGATCGTGCCGCTCCCGGTTTCGTGCTGGCGGAAACGTTGCCGAAAAACCTGCTGGCCGAAGTTCTCGCCGGCGGCCTGAGTGATGAAACCGCCTGGGAACTGACCTGCCTGCTGAACAAGTTGCTGGTCGCCGACGGCATCGATGCCGGGGACGTCCTGCAGGTCGATCAGGCCCTGCGCCGGCTCTACGCGACTCTCAACCTGGCGCTGGAGAAACTCTGCGGGCAGGATGTGGCACAGGCGGCGGAGCTGTTCGAGTCCTCCTACCTGGAAATCCTCTTCCGATTCGGTTTCAGCCTGTTGCTGCAGCTGCAGGGTCGGGCCCGCGCCCTGCTGAAAAGTTCCCTGGCTCCCTACTTCGACGCTCCCTGCCGCGCGCTGCTTGAGAACCTGGCGCAACCGCGCCCGGAATGCTGGGAAGGGATTCTGGAAGTCAACCGCGGCGGCAGCCGGCCCTTCGAGAGCCTGACGGAGCTGCAATCGGCCGAAGACTGGCTGCGTCGTCTTGAAGTCCAGCGGCGGCTGTTTGAAGAGGTCTTTCCGTTCACGCTGCCGGAGGCTGAAACTTTCGATCTCACCGGTTGTCAGCCCGATGAGCTCGGCCAGATCAGCCTGAGCACCTTCTTTCTCACCGCCCTCGGCAACCAGTTGCTCGGCGGCGAATTTGTTCCCGAGCCGATTCCGGCGGTGGAACTGGTCACCCTCCATGGTCTCGTCGGCCGTGACGGCCGGGTCGACCCCGACCTGCGGAACAAGACCGTCGCCGAACTGGAGCGGCAGCTGCCCGGCGGCGGCAGTTTCGCCGACTGGTGCCTGGCGGTCTGGGACGAGGAATTCTGCAACCTGGATGTTGACAGTCTCGATCCGCGCTTCGTCGGCGGCCTGATCGTGCGGCTTGATTAG
- a CDS encoding ABC transporter ATP-binding protein, translating to MSLIQLDKVCKTYRTGNLEVPAVIDFTATIEAGEFTVLAGPSGSGKTTLLNLIGCLDQPSSGQVVLDGRNVATTPTRKLADFRLQHIGFIFQSYNLIPVLTALENAEFTLMLRGVPQQQRHQRVRELFALLGLEGLEDRRPNDLSGGQQQRVAIARAIAAEPAVVLADEPTANLDSRAGRDLLELMYRLNREQQTTFVFSSHDPQVVDMARRVISLHDGRLADDQRRKP from the coding sequence ATGTCCCTGATCCAACTTGACAAGGTCTGCAAGACCTACCGCACCGGCAACCTGGAGGTTCCGGCGGTGATCGATTTCACCGCCACCATCGAGGCGGGAGAATTCACCGTGCTGGCCGGTCCCTCCGGCAGCGGCAAAACCACCCTGCTCAACCTGATCGGCTGCCTCGACCAGCCGAGTTCCGGGCAGGTGGTGCTCGACGGCCGCAATGTCGCCACCACGCCGACCCGCAAACTGGCCGACTTCCGACTGCAGCACATCGGCTTCATCTTTCAGTCCTACAACCTGATCCCGGTCCTGACGGCGCTGGAAAACGCCGAATTCACCCTGATGCTGCGCGGCGTGCCGCAACAACAGAGACATCAGCGGGTACGCGAACTTTTCGCCCTCCTCGGCCTCGAAGGGCTGGAGGACCGGCGTCCCAATGACCTCTCCGGCGGGCAGCAGCAGCGGGTCGCCATCGCCCGCGCCATCGCCGCGGAACCGGCGGTTGTGCTGGCCGACGAGCCGACCGCCAATCTCGATTCCAGGGCCGGCCGGGATCTGCTCGAACTGATGTACCGCCTCAACCGGGAACAGCAGACCACCTTCGTCTTTTCCTCTCACGACCCGCAGGTGGTTGAC
- a CDS encoding ABC transporter permease, whose amino-acid sequence MLILAWRNIWRNRRRTLITLAAIALSVTLVQAFHNLSYGVYQSMIAGGVRAGSGHLTIYRKGYVDNRDERLSWRPGDLAEQAAALPGVEAVLPRVYLPGMAQSSRESRGILLTGIDPQAERPVNPFLKGLDETRMIRSLSGRDALVGVRLLKELKLKPGRKFVVTVQNRSGDLASELFRVRGVITTGLKDVDGRLIMVGLKKASAMAGIGGKIHELAIILDQPRRDRDVGPALEKLIHNRRQLAVIPWDRAMPNLANAIKLDYASQKFIFAIILLIVTIGVVNTQLMSVMERYREFGIILAVGATAGRLRLLVLTESLMIGLSAMLLGSTLGSLATLYLNRVGIDLRSFVSESLEFGGVIFDPVLRAAWDFGYMAQIACYVVILSLLAALYPARKAGRIQPAEAMRKI is encoded by the coding sequence ATGCTGATCCTTGCCTGGCGAAATATCTGGCGCAACCGGCGACGGACACTGATCACCCTGGCGGCCATCGCCCTCAGCGTGACCCTGGTACAGGCGTTTCACAACCTTTCGTACGGGGTCTACCAAAGCATGATCGCCGGCGGAGTCCGGGCCGGCAGCGGGCACCTGACAATTTATCGCAAGGGCTATGTCGACAACCGCGACGAGCGCCTTTCCTGGCGACCGGGAGACCTGGCGGAACAGGCCGCTGCTCTGCCGGGCGTCGAAGCGGTACTGCCGCGCGTCTACCTGCCGGGCATGGCGCAGTCGAGCCGCGAGAGCCGGGGCATCCTGCTGACCGGCATCGACCCGCAAGCCGAACGACCGGTCAACCCCTTTCTCAAGGGGCTCGATGAGACGCGGATGATCCGCTCCCTCTCCGGACGGGACGCCCTGGTGGGGGTCCGGCTGCTGAAGGAACTCAAACTCAAGCCGGGCCGGAAGTTCGTCGTCACGGTGCAGAACCGATCCGGCGACCTGGCCAGTGAACTGTTCCGGGTACGGGGAGTCATCACCACCGGCCTGAAGGATGTCGACGGCAGGCTGATCATGGTCGGCCTGAAAAAAGCGTCCGCGATGGCCGGAATTGGCGGGAAGATCCATGAACTGGCAATCATCCTCGATCAGCCGCGGCGTGACCGGGACGTCGGTCCGGCACTGGAAAAGCTGATTCACAACCGCCGGCAGCTCGCGGTCATCCCCTGGGACCGGGCAATGCCGAACCTGGCCAACGCCATCAAGCTCGACTATGCCAGCCAGAAATTCATCTTCGCCATCATCCTGCTGATCGTCACCATCGGCGTGGTCAACACCCAGCTGATGTCGGTGATGGAACGTTATCGTGAATTCGGCATCATCCTCGCCGTCGGCGCCACAGCCGGCCGCCTGCGGCTGCTGGTGCTGACCGAATCGCTGATGATCGGGCTGAGCGCGATGCTGCTGGGCTCGACGCTCGGCAGTCTGGCAACCCTCTACCTGAACCGGGTCGGCATCGACTTGCGATCTTTTGTCTCCGAATCGCTCGAATTCGGCGGCGTGATTTTCGACCCGGTCCTGCGCGCCGCCTGGGATTTCGGCTACATGGCGCAGATCGCCTGCTACGTCGTCATCCTCTCCCTGCTCGCCGCCCTCTACCCGGCCCGCAAGGCCGGCCGCATCCAGCCGGCCGAGGCGATGCGGAAAATCTGA